In Halosegnis marinus, one genomic interval encodes:
- a CDS encoding archaellin/type IV pilin N-terminal domain-containing protein has translation MFDNLFNDENRGQVGIGTLIIFIALVLVAAVAAGVLVNTAGELQSRASDTGSDAQAQVSNQIDVVSASGDASTGNVNEVTLVVKKSPGSDPIDLEEMTIQYTSSADSVTLTSSEFDIQDLSDTAVSGAGAVLDENGERRQIVLTLDGTDPNPSALGEGEDATLRLVDQSGATTVYGVNVPDVLSTDVVQV, from the coding sequence ATGTTCGACAACCTATTCAACGACGAGAACCGCGGACAGGTCGGTATCGGCACGCTGATCATCTTCATCGCGCTGGTGCTGGTCGCCGCGGTGGCGGCCGGCGTCCTCGTGAACACGGCGGGCGAACTGCAGTCGCGTGCCTCCGACACGGGCAGCGACGCGCAGGCGCAGGTCTCCAACCAGATCGACGTGGTCTCGGCGAGCGGGGACGCCTCGACCGGCAACGTCAACGAGGTCACGCTGGTCGTGAAGAAGTCGCCGGGCTCCGACCCTATCGACTTAGAGGAGATGACGATCCAGTACACGAGTTCGGCGGATTCGGTGACACTGACGAGCTCGGAGTTCGACATCCAGGACCTCAGCGACACGGCGGTGAGCGGTGCCGGCGCGGTGCTGGACGAGAACGGCGAGCGCCGTCAAATCGTCCTGACGCTTGACGGAACCGACCCGAACCCATCCGCTCTCGGCGAGGGTGAGGACGCGACCCTCCGACTCGTCGACCAGTCCGGCGCCACGACCGTCTACGGCGTGAACGTTCCGGACGTCCTCTCGACCGACGTCGTTCAGGTCTAA